From the genome of Nicotiana tabacum cultivar K326 chromosome 2, ASM71507v2, whole genome shotgun sequence:
AGCAATAGCAATCCACAAACAAGACCATTTGTTTAAGTCATTCACACCAGTTTGTTTCAATATATCTGCTCCTGTTGTCAAACATGTTGAACTTGTTATGTTCATTCCCAAAGTCTTGCTCATGTTGTGGAGCAACTTGATCTTCAACTGCTCAGGTACAGCCCTCAAAGGCGAACCGTCGAAAATCTGAATACCCTTTACAAAACACTCAAGAGGATCATCAAATTCATTCTGTAACACCCCTTGATAAGGATATTTCACTAAGGACATATAGTGAAACCATATCCAATAAGGAGGGATCCGATCACGACTAATGAAATAGCCACTAAACAACACGAAATAAGCCAATATCGCGACAACAACCGTGTAAGCCATCATAACATTGTAGATGACACCAGAAAGGAATGTGACAAATGAACTTCCAGCCCAAAATGAGGCAACCATAAAaagcaagaagaaaaggaaacCTGAAACGCCACCGGCTAATCCCACAGACCAATAAGTTATGACAGCAAATGCAATGGAGAGGACTAATATGGAAGGAAGTGAGATAATGGCATGTGAAAGAACATAAGAGGAACGACGATAAGCGTTATAAGCAGTCTCTCTCATGAAAATGTACCTTTCTTGAAGAAAGACTGGGATTGCTTCAGCACAAGTATAAAAAGTTGTTGACATTGCAAAGGCAAAAAATCCTACCCTTTCTTGAACCCCTTTTGGAGAATTGTCCAATTTCCAAAAAATAGTGGCTAGTATAACACCAGTGACAACAACAGCGCCAAAACGCATACCAAATAGCTCAGGCATTCTCATGGAATTCAACATAGATCTTTTGGCTATCACGACCATATCAACCCAAAATGGATTAGCAAATTTTGGGACATTTGAAGAAGAAAGACTCGGGTCGATATTTGTTCCTCCTGAAACTAATTTCCCTCTTGAAACACTTGCACTTATGGCATCTTTGAGTGATGGTTTTGATCCATTGTAAAAGAAGCTGCTACTATTTGAGTTTTTTTTCCTTTGCCATGTTTTGTTGAACTCCACTAAATTCTTGGTTCCATTTGGAGTTCCTTCAAGTTCTCTTATGAAATCCAAAGCAAACTCTATCCTGTTTTCATTTTCTGGGATTGGATTTCCAAATTCAGCAAAAAAATGTTGTAAACTTGAAGGAGAGCTAGTAAAGACTGTGTTTCCACGCGAAAGGATGATCAAATGGTCCAAAAGACTCAAGATTCTATAGCTTGGTTGATGAATTGACATGATCACAATACCACCACTTTGTGCAATTCTTTGCAAGACTTTTACAACCATATATGCACTAGTGGAATCAAGCCCTGAAGTTGGTTCATCAAGAAAAAGGACAATAGGGTCATGAATTATGTCAATGCCAATAGAAACACGCCTTCTTTCGCCACCAGAAACTCCCCTATGGCCTTCATCTCCAATCACTGTTTTAGCAGCAGTTGTAAGGCCTAATTGATCGATTAATGCTTGAACTCTAGCTTTCTTCTTGGACTTAGATAAAGTCCTTGGAAGACGAAACTCGGCTGAAAACATGAGTGTTTCTTCAACAGTTAACATTGGAAACAAGAGATCATCTTGCATAACATAAGCTGAGATTACTTTAAGAAGTTTTGATTCAAGAACTTCACCATTTAAAGTTACTGTCCCTTTTAGGCTTTCTCTTGATATTCGATCTGCAAGTGCATCGATCAAAGTAGATTTTCCCGAACCACTAGCTCCAAGTACAGCCATGATTTCACCTTCTCTGGCTTCTCCTGATATGTCATTCAACAACATCTTCATGTTATCGTCTAGCAACGCATTGTCCTTATCCTTCCTCAAGCACTTAGGAAGTGCCATTTTGCTTTTAACTTTAACACTATAGCTGAGATTGTGGAAAGAAAGAATAAAGGGAAATGAAGATGGAGTAGCAATATTGGAGTAGTTATTTCCAAGTTCAAGGGAATTATTGTTGTATGTTTCCTCAGTAGAGTCGCCAACGCGTTTTAATAGTTCACCTAGTGTGACAGAGACATTGTGTCTTGGTTTTCTACTGAATTCTTGAAGATCCATGTTTGTTCTTGGACCTAAAAATGGAAGATCACTGGCTGAAGACATGTCGTCGCCTCCGCCAAGACTAGACATGTTTGATCAAAGGATGTTTAGTGTGATCAATAGCTGTATACTTCTAGTTTTGTGTATAAGAACACACTCTAAATAGAAAGGTAAAAGAGTTTAGTTGGAGTGATGAAGTTTGGAAGGTTTTCAACAAAATTTCTTCATATTTAGTCACtttctctttgtatttttgctaTGTGAATATCTTTGTTGATACCATTGTACTAGAATATAATGTTAAGTTTTGTTTTTCGTGTGCTAGTGAGGTTTGAAAATACTAATAAAGTAAGGTCAGTAGGTGACAAGTTGGATGCCTTCCATTGAATGAGTATATGTAATTTACATCATCTACTACTAAGTCTATTTCTACCTTGAGATTTCTTGTAAGATTAGAACTTGGGTATGCCATCTCTGCCATTTGTGACCTAAAAAGGTAAAGGGATAccaaaacaaaaacataaagataataaagaaagagTTTTTATATATACTAACAGTGTAATGCATTTTTACACTTTGTGTAAATTCAACTCGTTATAGTATGTTATTACTCTATATTTTTTTGCGCTACTATATCATGCTTGATATGCAGAGGCGGATACACCTTGCGGCAAGCGGTGTCATGTAACACTGTTTCGCCGAAATTTTtattacatatgtatatatagatagtatacaaaataaaaatattgagtataaatataaaaatgacaCCGCTTTTAATTATagtaatttattcatttatttaaaTTTGTTTTAGCACCTCTTACCAAAAATCCTGCGTACACCGTTGATATGGACGAGCTACTTGTTGTTTTGGATAAACCTAATATGATAGTATAAAAATCTTTTTTATTATTAGTGCATAAAACATAAACTCGCACAAAAAATAGTACCATATTTGTAGAGACATCATGTGCAACAAACCAGATTTATTGGAGAGATGTTTCTTGTACACCACTCTTTTGAAGAAGGTTCACAGGCTAAAGAAGCAAACTTTCAACCACTATTTTTCTAACCTAATAAATTCCTTTCAAGTGATTCGAGTAAATGAGAGAACTGTATCTGTTGGTTAAATTTTGATAAGGGAACATCTTCTTTTACTAACCTGAGAAGTAATTTACAACAATGAAGACCTAATTAGGTCAATGAATATGTATACCGCGTTTTAAAATTGAATTTTTATCCTTTCAAAAGAAATCTACGACTTTaaattatttgttttgaaagttgATACTACTAATTTTTCCTACTTCTTTAGGGATTAACCCACTCGTAAAAACTGTTTTTCCTTCTTAAATATAGTGGACATCAGTAAAACGTCAAAAGTTATACGTCCAACGATAAGATGATTGAGAATTTTCACCTTTAACTAGAGGAGGGGTTCGAGTTTTAAGAATAAAAAAATCTTGGTAAAAAGCATTTCATCCCCTTACTAGGTCGTCTTTCCTGTAAATATCTTGATTATTTGACGTTAAGGTTTGGGCTTTGCTACTAGTTGCGTGTTACTAATATAGAAGCCACTGCTACTTCTTGTGTGTATTGGTTGCAAATTGACTCTAATTTGTCttatttttattgaattttaGTCACTTCCAAGTGGCTAATGTGGTGACCAAAAAATTCCTAATCTCTCTTGCACACGTCTTCACTTCTTTACGAAATCAATTTTTCTATTTGCCATTATTTTCACTTGATAGGAATGGGTTCTTActataatttttcattttttttcaagcTATACCTAAATCCCTTTCTTATTAATCTGGATTTTGATTACTTTAGGTATGGATGTTCATCTACTCTGGACCTAAGCATCACTATAAATCTGCAGtcaaaaaaaattagaaatcacCCATTCAGTTGACACTTGGTTTATCTATTTACGTATCATTTTTCGCTTTGTTTGGATCCATAATATTTCAATACTTTGTACCTAAAGATTATCTAATGCTAGAAGTTCtctaaggggtcatttggttagGAAACAAGTTATCCTAGGATTAATTATTCCGGGATTATTATCCCACCCTCCCATAGGgataaaaataacactacaatCCTGGAATTAGTTATACCATTATTTTATCCCAACCAAACgtgggataaactcatctcaaatttaatctcagaattaattatcccttatcccTAGTACCAAACGAGCCATAACGGTATACTCTAGTGCTTAACTGCTTATATCTCCAATTTGCTAAAAGTCTTCTGGTCTTCTAGTTGATATATTTTCTGGACTCTGGAGATATCTAAAATTGAGGTAATATGGAATTTTACTTTAAATACACCGAACGTGATCAGATATTTACAACGAGAGAGAACTCGTCCGAAATTATGCATCCACTATGATATTTACAGCAGCAAATCCACAATACTTATACTTTACCTGCCAATTAAGACCAAGGCAATTACACTATTTCATTTCTCACTTTAAACGACACTTGGCTGTCCAACATCTTGAAGCAAAATATCTTTCTTTTTCAGGATCAAGGACCAATTTGGGGTTCAACATTTCTCTTGCAGTACGATGACTTTACACaaatctctccctctctctctgtTAAGTTACACTATACAACTGTCGCAATCGTTACTTCccagaaaaaaattgaaaacaaaaggCATGTACAAGTGTTTTAATGTATACCATGAGAAGGGGATGAGCTTTTTTTTCCTCCCTAAATGACATGATTAAGTGGTCCAATGCCCAATTCATCCTCTATGTCATCGCCATCCTCAAACAGCTTCAAGAATCGAGCTTGCTCTTGTTGCTTTTTTCTCTTTTGCCAATATTTGTAGGCAGTCACTGCTCCAAGAACTACAAAAATCGACACCACCACACAGATAAGCAGCACTAGTGCCCAGTGCATTCCCTTTCCCTTGGTTTGCGAGTCAGCAGAGTGATTTGAAGCTAGAGAGAAACCATGCAATGACACACCATAAGCAACCGAATATAGACAACAAATTATAGAGCCTCCGAAAAAAAGGACAAGCATCCATGAGGGAAGAATAATCCAGATACTATAAATACAAGAATTTTGTTGCAAAAATAAGTTAATGATATCATAATTTGTGAATTAAATGCTACGTTAGATTGGATTATCTCATCAACAATGTCACAATAGGTCATATATTAAGCTTAATTTTAAAGATTAACCAAGGATTTAGTGCAATATTTCTAATGTAAACAAACTCAAAACCATCATGGATTCCATGAGCACCGAAGTCCCTAAGCGGCACAAAAGGGATGTCAGGGGAGACATAATGAAATGCCATTAAGAACAAAGATCGCGGGAAATCCAAATTGTCATCATAATAGTCTGCAAGGGAAGTGCAACCTTCCTTTTACTCAGTTTCTTTTAAgaagcaaataattcaataataGAACTAGGCAAAATGCCAAACCATTTCATTTACACCTGTGTCGATGCCCCTTAGTAAAGATAGGGTGGTACTGTTGTCTTTTAATTGCAGTGCCAATTAGAGGAGCCCAAATTCTACATCACACTGAAACTCAAAGATTTACCCACCAAAGTCTTTTTCTTCTAATTATTCTTATCCAGAAAAAAGGAAGGGGGAGAAGTAACTAATTTGCTTTCTTTCCAAGAAGCACTTCATATTTTCAACCTAgcgtacttttttttttttttttggggggggggggggggggtaagtcGTTGACACCCCTAGTTATGGCCAACTCCAATTGATCCACATGTTTGAAAACTCGGCTGGTATAGACCGCCCCTCTATCGTGCTCCTACTTAAATACTAGGCCTCTTGTCAGTGGcagggtttgaactagagatgcGTCTTTCCACACATCCTGCGTTGCGTCCTTGCCACTAAATCAAGGCCCTCGGAGCAGAGATTGGCATACATTTAGTTAGATGCTTATGTTGATCAGGATGGAGAGATATTAGAGAATATAAACTAATTTCCTCAAGTACTTGAGATTGGAACTATAAATTAGAGCATTTATGAGTTTATGTGCAGTAAAATGTCAAAAAGCCTCAAGGCTATTGTTGTTACAGAGAATGGAACGCTTTAACCAAGGATAAGAGGAGATAGAAGAAGATAGAATACTCACCACCTTCAAGAGGGACACAGTCTGGACACAAAAATGTGGCGTTGAACTCTTTCTCCTTGAAACGAATATACTTCCCATCAGGACTAGTAAAATCAGAGGCACAGAACTCCCACTCATCAAATACATCATCAGGCTTTATAAATGAGTCTTTCTCATATATCCCGCATCGTTTGCACTTTTTTTCTTCGAGTTCTGTCAGAGGCTAAAAACATAAAATGCAACATCATCAGCTTCCTAAAGAAGATGTCTTACGCCAAGCACATATAATCAGAAACCTTCCAAGTTACGACAGTAATAGTCAAAGATTGGAAGACAAATTTAGATTCTTCCCTTGATGCATAAAGCAAACAAACACCATCGTTAATTAAGGATAGGAGTCTCCTCTGCCAGACAGCCACACATATGAGGTAGGCTTGTAACTTACTGAGGAATGTCCTGACTTTACTTTGAGTACTCCTATGTATCAATTGTCTCCATTAGTTCAATAGTATTAGTGTTAGTATGGTACCCCTTTTATCCTTAGTTTGCTATTATCGCATACcttgtactgttattacttgcCACCAGTACTCCCTTAGTTTGCTATCACTACATATCTTGTATTGTTGTTACTTGCTATCAGTACTTCATTCATATTCTCTATTGCTATCTTGgatttagttttctaaatatattgtCTTGCTTTTACTTGCTATCAGTGCTTCTTCCGTCTTCTATTTAgccgaggatctatcggaaacagtctctctgcccttccaaggtaggggtaaggccggtacatcctaccctccccagatcccacttgtgggattacactgggttgttgttgtagaaAAGTCAGCTTAACTCCCACCAAGCATAGCCGGTCTCGAGTCCAAACAAAGGAGAAGGGTTGTTATAGATTGACAATCAACAGAAGTGGACCTACAATGTGACACGGTgttttttgatgaagtaatagAGTTTCATTTaatggcatcaagaagatgcagacAAAAATATACAAGAGG
Proteins encoded in this window:
- the LOC107816631 gene encoding ABC transporter G family member 20-like, whose product is MSSLGGGDDMSSASDLPFLGPRTNMDLQEFSRKPRHNVSVTLGELLKRVGDSTEETYNNNSLELGNNYSNIATPSSFPFILSFHNLSYSVKVKSKMALPKCLRKDKDNALLDDNMKMLLNDISGEAREGEIMAVLGASGSGKSTLIDALADRISRESLKGTVTLNGEVLESKLLKVISAYVMQDDLLFPMLTVEETLMFSAEFRLPRTLSKSKKKARVQALIDQLGLTTAAKTVIGDEGHRGVSGGERRRVSIGIDIIHDPIVLFLDEPTSGLDSTSAYMVVKVLQRIAQSGGIVIMSIHQPSYRILSLLDHLIILSRGNTVFTSSPSSLQHFFAEFGNPIPENENRIEFALDFIRELEGTPNGTKNLVEFNKTWQRKKNSNSSSFFYNGSKPSLKDAISASVSRGKLVSGGTNIDPSLSSSNVPKFANPFWVDMVVIAKRSMLNSMRMPELFGMRFGAVVVTGVILATIFWKLDNSPKGVQERVGFFAFAMSTTFYTCAEAIPVFLQERYIFMRETAYNAYRRSSYVLSHAIISLPSILVLSIAFAVITYWSVGLAGGVSGFLFFLLFMVASFWAGSSFVTFLSGVIYNVMMAYTVVVAILAYFVLFSGYFISRDRIPPYWIWFHYMSLVKYPYQGVLQNEFDDPLECFVKGIQIFDGSPLRAVPEQLKIKLLHNMSKTLGMNITSSTCLTTGADILKQTGVNDLNKWSCLWIAIALGFFFRILFYFALVIGSKNKRR
- the LOC107816641 gene encoding uncharacterized protein LOC107816641, which translates into the protein MRRRLKSRIPPLLLLFYRSILLSLLPGLITAAIVTLDSIEIYNTHELLGLTPEVYFQCKGENRTNLPDVKKKHELYSFKGEESWQPLTELEEKKCKRCGIYEKDSFIKPDDVFDEWEFCASDFTSPDGKYIRFKEKEFNATFLCPDCVPLEGASNHSADSQTKGKGMHWALVLLICVVVSIFVVLGAVTAYKYWQKRKKQQEQARFLKLFEDGDDIEDELGIGPLNHVI